A region from the Bradyrhizobium erythrophlei genome encodes:
- a CDS encoding MMPL family transporter, producing the protein MINSVIVRIVDTCANYRWTTIIAGTLLMLGAGAFAAAKFSINTDVEGLISQDLPWHQRQLKMSEAFPQNGISVVVKAPTTENAELATNALAERLAKQRDLFPLVGQPDSGEFFERNGLLFGSPAEVRKSAEGLTNAQPLIATLAGDPSLRGVMKALSFGAEGVRGGGIKLDQLAWPLSLADQTLSDVLAGRPATFSWQELLQGHKLPADQLRHFIEVQPTLDFSQLQPGHRATEGIRRAASDLALKDKFGATVELTGQVPMNDDQFSVIRQSAVRDTLTAVLGVLIVLWLALRSLKIIAAVFFSLMVGLAATAAVGLALVGSFNLISIAFFVLFVGLGVDFGIQFSVRYRSERHQHQGLREALRWAARKAGDPLALAAAATAVGFLSFLPTSYRGLSELGLIAGCGMLIAFLCSITLVPAMLALLDPPGEAAAVGFRRLAPLDDLLQRHRVAIIAGTILVVLAGTPLLWHLRFDFNPVDLQPPNSPSVVTYRQLQSDPQTSGNDAEVLTPSLEQADATARRLAALPEVSRVLTLSNFISADQDQKIAALKAASRRLGGALNPQRQQPAPSDQDNVAAIQRAAEDLAQAAGHATGASADSARHVSDLLKRLAAADAGVRAKAEAALVPPLTYDLDWLRKSLAPTPVTIQTLPPNLVRDWVLPDGRARVQALPKGDPGDINVLQNFATAVLRAEPTATGAAVSYYESGRAITTAFIEAAILALAAIAILLFIALRRATDVLLTLVPLLLAGAVTLQICVLDGIALNFANIIALPLLLGVGVAFKIYYIMAWRAGKTGLLESALTRAVVFSAMTNAMAFGSMWASNYPGMSSMGKLMALALLCTMAAAVLFQPVLMGRPRQVQKHSDEAPDLREAAE; encoded by the coding sequence ATGATCAATTCAGTGATTGTCCGGATCGTCGATACTTGCGCCAATTACAGGTGGACGACGATCATCGCCGGGACGCTGCTCATGCTCGGCGCCGGCGCGTTCGCCGCCGCAAAATTCTCCATAAACACCGACGTCGAAGGACTGATATCGCAGGATCTCCCCTGGCATCAGCGTCAGCTCAAGATGTCCGAGGCCTTTCCGCAAAACGGCATTTCGGTGGTCGTAAAGGCACCGACCACCGAGAATGCGGAATTGGCAACCAACGCGCTGGCCGAGCGCCTCGCCAAGCAACGAGACCTGTTTCCGCTGGTCGGCCAGCCCGACAGCGGCGAGTTCTTCGAACGCAACGGTTTGCTGTTCGGCTCCCCCGCCGAGGTCCGGAAAAGCGCCGAAGGGTTGACCAACGCGCAGCCCCTGATCGCGACGCTTGCCGGCGATCCGAGCCTGCGCGGCGTCATGAAGGCGCTCTCGTTTGGGGCGGAAGGAGTCCGTGGCGGCGGGATCAAGCTCGATCAGCTTGCCTGGCCGCTGTCGCTCGCAGACCAAACCCTCAGCGACGTTCTCGCCGGCAGGCCGGCGACGTTTTCCTGGCAGGAGCTGCTGCAGGGCCACAAGCTGCCCGCCGACCAGTTGCGCCATTTCATCGAGGTGCAGCCGACGCTCGATTTTTCGCAGCTGCAACCCGGGCATAGAGCGACCGAGGGCATTCGCCGTGCGGCATCCGATCTCGCCCTGAAGGACAAATTTGGCGCGACAGTCGAGTTGACCGGTCAGGTGCCGATGAATGACGATCAGTTCTCGGTGATCCGGCAAAGCGCCGTGCGCGACACCCTGACCGCGGTGCTCGGCGTCCTGATCGTGCTCTGGCTGGCGCTTCGCTCCCTGAAAATCATCGCCGCAGTGTTCTTCAGTTTGATGGTCGGACTCGCGGCGACGGCGGCGGTCGGGCTTGCCTTGGTCGGTTCCTTCAACCTGATTTCGATCGCCTTCTTCGTGCTGTTCGTCGGCCTCGGCGTCGATTTCGGCATTCAGTTCAGCGTGCGTTACCGATCCGAGCGGCACCAGCATCAAGGCCTGCGCGAGGCGCTGCGCTGGGCGGCCCGCAAAGCGGGCGATCCGCTGGCGCTGGCGGCCGCGGCTACCGCCGTCGGGTTCTTGTCGTTTCTGCCGACCAGCTATCGCGGCCTTTCGGAACTGGGGCTGATCGCCGGCTGCGGCATGCTGATCGCCTTCCTCTGCAGCATCACGCTGGTGCCCGCGATGCTGGCGCTGCTCGACCCGCCCGGCGAGGCCGCAGCGGTCGGTTTCCGCCGTCTCGCGCCGCTCGACGATCTTTTGCAGCGGCACCGCGTTGCCATCATCGCGGGCACCATCCTCGTGGTGCTCGCCGGCACGCCGCTGTTGTGGCATCTGCGGTTCGACTTCAACCCGGTCGATCTGCAGCCCCCGAACTCGCCGTCGGTCGTGACCTACCGGCAACTGCAGAGCGATCCACAGACCAGCGGCAATGATGCGGAAGTCCTGACGCCGTCGCTCGAACAGGCCGACGCCACGGCCAGGCGCCTGGCCGCGCTGCCCGAGGTCTCCCGCGTTCTCACGCTGAGCAATTTCATCTCGGCCGACCAGGATCAGAAGATCGCCGCCTTGAAGGCCGCATCGCGACGGCTTGGCGGCGCCCTCAATCCGCAGCGGCAGCAGCCGGCGCCGAGCGATCAGGACAACGTCGCCGCGATCCAGCGCGCGGCCGAGGATCTTGCCCAGGCGGCAGGCCATGCGACCGGCGCCAGCGCCGACTCCGCGCGGCATGTGTCCGACCTGCTCAAGCGTCTTGCCGCCGCCGACGCCGGCGTCCGCGCCAAAGCCGAAGCGGCACTGGTGCCGCCGCTCACTTACGACCTCGATTGGCTGCGCAAGAGTCTTGCACCCACCCCCGTGACGATCCAAACGCTGCCGCCAAATCTGGTGCGCGACTGGGTATTGCCCGACGGCAGGGCCCGGGTTCAGGCATTACCGAAGGGCGATCCCGGCGACATCAATGTGCTGCAGAATTTCGCGACCGCGGTGCTCCGCGCCGAACCGACGGCCACGGGCGCGGCGGTCAGCTATTATGAATCCGGCAGGGCCATCACCACGGCCTTCATCGAAGCCGCCATTCTGGCGCTCGCCGCCATCGCCATCCTGTTGTTCATCGCGCTGCGGCGCGCGACGGACGTGCTGTTGACGCTCGTTCCCCTCCTGCTCGCTGGTGCTGTGACTCTGCAGATCTGCGTGCTCGACGGCATCGCGCTCAATTTCGCCAACATCATCGCGCTGCCGCTGCTGCTCGGCGTCGGCGTCGCCTTCAAGATCTATTACATCATGGCCTGGCGCGCCGGGAAAACCGGCCTGCTGGAATCGGCGCTGACGCGCGCCGTGGTGTTCAGCGCCATGACCAACGCGATGGCGTTCGGCAGCATGTGGGCCTCGAACTATCCGGGCATGTCGAGCATGGGCAAGCTGATGGCGCTGGCTCTGCTATGCACGATGGCCGCCGCGGTGCTGTTCCAGCCGGTTCTGATGGGACGCCCGCGCCAAGTGCAAAAGCATTCGGACGAAGCCCCGGACTTACGCGAAGCCGCGGAATAG
- a CDS encoding Do family serine endopeptidase — MSDQSNTPPTTPRRIFRPRRLALLASVAGLSMAVLAAGPVANYLPAWTASAHAAETTGQGPAGFADLVSKVKPAVISVRVKIDEDGGNAAVMQRDSDENSDQSGSPEQFFRQFGFRGFGGPGGVPHQHQVITGEGSGFFISPDGYAVTNNHVVDHAKSVQVTTDDGTVYTAKVVGTDQKTDLALIKVDGKKDFSYVKFADQPSRIGDWVVAVGNPFGLGGTVTAGIVSARGRDIGAGPYDDYVQIDAPINKGNSGGPAFDMNGNVIGVNTAIYSPSGGSVGIGFDIPAATAKLVVAQLKDKGYITRGWLGVQVQPVTADIADSLGLKQARGAMVDNPQSGSPAAKAGIEAGDIITSVNGTDVKDSRDLARTISVMAPGTSVKLDVLHKGESKPVTLTLGEMPNDRRANAGGEQPSNEAAGTPHLGLSLAPASEVQGAGEKGVVVTSVEPDGPAAEHGVKTGDVILNVGGKPVASVGDVRSALSDAGSNGKHSVLLQVKSADATRFVAVPLAKG; from the coding sequence ATGAGCGATCAGTCGAATACCCCGCCCACCACACCACGAAGAATCTTCAGGCCGCGCCGGCTTGCGCTACTGGCTTCCGTCGCCGGCCTCAGCATGGCCGTTCTCGCCGCAGGACCCGTGGCGAACTATCTTCCCGCTTGGACCGCATCGGCGCATGCGGCGGAGACGACGGGGCAGGGGCCTGCGGGCTTTGCCGATCTCGTCAGCAAGGTCAAACCGGCGGTGATCTCGGTTCGCGTCAAGATCGATGAAGACGGCGGCAACGCCGCGGTGATGCAGCGCGACAGCGACGAGAATTCCGATCAATCCGGTTCGCCCGAACAGTTTTTCAGGCAATTCGGTTTCCGCGGTTTCGGCGGCCCCGGCGGCGTGCCGCATCAGCATCAGGTCATCACCGGCGAAGGCTCGGGCTTTTTCATTTCGCCCGATGGCTATGCGGTGACCAACAATCATGTGGTCGACCATGCCAAATCGGTCCAGGTCACGACCGACGACGGCACTGTCTATACGGCCAAGGTGGTCGGCACCGACCAGAAGACCGACCTCGCGCTGATCAAGGTCGACGGCAAGAAGGATTTCTCCTACGTGAAATTCGCCGACCAGCCGTCGCGCATCGGTGACTGGGTGGTCGCCGTCGGCAATCCCTTCGGTCTTGGCGGCACCGTGACCGCCGGCATCGTTTCCGCCCGCGGCCGCGACATCGGCGCCGGGCCGTATGACGACTACGTCCAGATCGACGCGCCCATCAACAAGGGCAATTCCGGCGGTCCGGCGTTCGACATGAACGGCAATGTGATCGGCGTGAACACCGCGATCTACTCGCCGTCGGGCGGGTCGGTCGGCATCGGCTTCGACATTCCCGCGGCCACCGCCAAACTCGTCGTCGCCCAGCTCAAGGACAAGGGCTACATCACGCGCGGCTGGCTCGGCGTCCAGGTGCAGCCGGTGACGGCCGACATCGCCGACAGCCTCGGCCTGAAGCAGGCGAGGGGTGCGATGGTGGACAATCCGCAATCCGGCAGCCCGGCCGCCAAGGCGGGCATCGAGGCGGGCGACATCATCACCTCGGTCAATGGCACCGATGTGAAGGATTCGCGCGATCTGGCGCGCACCATCAGCGTGATGGCGCCGGGCACTTCCGTGAAGCTCGACGTTCTGCACAAGGGTGAATCCAAACCAGTGACGCTGACCCTTGGCGAAATGCCGAATGACCGTCGGGCCAATGCCGGCGGCGAGCAGCCGTCGAACGAGGCGGCCGGCACGCCGCATCTCGGGCTCAGCCTCGCCCCCGCAAGCGAAGTCCAGGGCGCCGGCGAAAAGGGCGTCGTGGTCACCTCTGTCGAGCCGGACGGTCCGGCTGCGGAGCATGGCGTCAAGACCGGCGACGTGATCCTCAATGTCGGCGGCAAGCCGGTCGCCAGTGTCGGCGATGTGCGCTCCGCGCTGAGCGATGCCGGCTCCAACGGCAAGCACAGCGTGCTACTGCAGGTGAAATCCGCCGACGCGACCCGGTTCGTCGCGGTTCCGCTGGCCAAGGGGTGA
- a CDS encoding rhomboid family intramembrane serine protease, which translates to MGRNRSREPLALGLEPLESPPELPEDIPPQPPREPLLTLPGALTAYILLLAVIHLRVLLPPEWENWTIDVFGFIPKRYDSTLLAIDFPGGAGAKVWTFVTYSLLHANLSHIGFNVLWLLPFGSALVRRFGALRFFLFMAVTAVAGALAHLVTHEHAVAPMIGASASVSGTMAAAIRFAFVQGSFLSFSRGDADAAARVPALSLMRALRNPRVLGFLGVWFGVNIIFGVGSIAIGSDGASVAWQAHIGGFFAGLLLFSLFDPVPRASADAADASSHDASHSS; encoded by the coding sequence ATGGGGCGCAACCGCTCGCGAGAGCCGCTCGCTTTAGGTCTTGAGCCCTTGGAATCCCCACCAGAATTGCCAGAGGACATCCCGCCGCAACCACCGCGCGAGCCGCTGCTGACGCTGCCGGGCGCGCTGACCGCCTATATCCTGCTGCTGGCGGTGATCCATCTACGGGTGCTGCTGCCGCCGGAATGGGAGAACTGGACCATCGACGTGTTCGGGTTCATCCCGAAGCGCTACGATTCGACGCTTCTGGCGATCGATTTTCCCGGCGGCGCCGGCGCCAAGGTCTGGACCTTCGTGACCTATTCGCTGCTGCACGCCAATCTCAGCCATATCGGCTTCAACGTGCTGTGGCTGTTGCCGTTCGGCAGCGCGCTGGTGCGCCGCTTCGGCGCGCTCAGGTTTTTCCTGTTCATGGCGGTGACGGCGGTTGCCGGCGCGCTGGCGCATCTCGTCACCCATGAGCACGCGGTGGCGCCGATGATCGGCGCTTCGGCATCGGTGTCCGGCACGATGGCGGCCGCGATCCGCTTTGCCTTCGTGCAGGGCAGCTTCCTCTCGTTCAGCCGCGGCGACGCCGATGCCGCGGCCAGGGTTCCAGCGCTTTCGCTGATGCGCGCGCTGCGCAATCCGCGCGTGCTCGGTTTTCTCGGGGTCTGGTTCGGCGTCAACATCATCTTCGGCGTCGGATCGATCGCGATCGGCAGCGATGGCGCGAGTGTCGCCTGGCAGGCGCATATCGGCGGATTTTTCGCGGGGCTCTTGCTGTTTTCGCTGTTCGATCCGGTGCCGCGTGCGTCCGCCGATGCTGCAGATGCGTCATCGCATGACGCATCGCACAGCAGCTGA
- a CDS encoding phasin family protein — protein sequence MSNADQTANRNFEQLLDGKERDASTNAFPGGFQAIATAYGDYTKKSFEDTKSFVEKLSGVRSFDKAVEVQTEFAKSTFETFVTEAQKIGALYGDLAKQAYKPFGGFLTKMTPTA from the coding sequence ATGTCGAATGCAGACCAGACCGCAAATCGGAATTTCGAGCAGCTTCTGGACGGCAAGGAACGGGATGCGTCGACCAATGCCTTCCCTGGCGGCTTTCAAGCGATCGCCACTGCTTACGGCGACTACACGAAGAAATCGTTTGAAGACACCAAGTCTTTTGTCGAGAAGCTCTCAGGTGTGAGATCGTTCGACAAGGCAGTGGAAGTTCAAACCGAATTCGCCAAGTCGACTTTCGAGACGTTCGTGACAGAGGCGCAGAAGATCGGCGCACTGTATGGCGATCTTGCCAAGCAAGCCTACAAACCATTCGGCGGCTTTCTTACAAAGATGACTCCGACAGCCTGA